Proteins encoded together in one Pontiella desulfatans window:
- a CDS encoding dockerin type I domain-containing protein codes for MKKRLFKFSTAAMVLAAGAASAAEPVIFTEGFNSDYSSQWTANISSAFGNAAPGITNSGTAGFEGDGFAVINWDRADTDGAVNVTQWNHVDLEVVQLAGVTYTFTGDFGWRNGSTNAINDVFIHSGQSGFNGNGDVPTNFEIGSIPSNTLQTVSFSYTTVEADVGAMLTLKINLADKDFTNSVVELLADDWNVTKSVFYEGFNSDFSSQWDTYNSIGFGVAAPGITNAGTAGFEGDAFAVKLADSTTIGATSIDHRSYANLPTVEAAGIKYTFTGELGWRNGSSNAVADLFFHTGQSGFNGQGSVSALEISSIPSNTLQTITFSYTTDEDDVGGSLQLRVNIADRNTSADSVELIADNWLVTAEIDTVVPFAETPYQNDGNNLIPNGEFDQVSNIVVGASTETFNLNGSFGDFNPFWGSTADLVGWTPFQDDPNGLSTNVGTPHADDGGVPVLDGTFYLDTTISTNISEVTLNSAMDYRNGLVQSNALDGVSIDSGKIYQFVVGAGLPEFDTTDTASGFLTAALTDGSGVPISGAIRTDVIDLWGEGQTHAIASVSGTDLIAAGQVNVSFDQVCTNDIPGYPVAPVNNSGAVVAQARVFLAALYVQITPELGDLNHDGEVDEADVAFTQAHLDGSVDGGLTAETRIANLMLQGMTEAEALEYLNLTEFDFNGDGSFNADDVTALEDSLYTLPSVTVEPDASGTNLVIKWNSNKNWQYDLVATNNLVIGGAVSNWPVYQGHENIDADLSDKTNEVVIVGADPSMFFSVIEHEPVLIGLQTNVLSIVNGSFEDTVNFVSDWNATRDNGATPLGTAAINSNTASYDGNIRLRFKANQVYEMNQDIQTVKTGDQLEVICSAAYRGSAGGTPLTTGVNLILNIDGNPVSTVAMEPPYPSSGWYHYTNTHTVVTGGMLNIELDGYGQDTWIDYVRGTIITTP; via the coding sequence ATGAAGAAGAGGTTATTCAAATTTTCAACAGCCGCGATGGTTTTGGCGGCGGGGGCGGCTTCGGCGGCTGAGCCCGTTATATTTACGGAGGGCTTTAACTCGGACTATTCGTCCCAATGGACGGCTAATATTTCATCTGCGTTCGGTAATGCGGCTCCCGGGATTACCAATTCGGGTACGGCTGGGTTTGAAGGCGATGGATTTGCCGTGATTAACTGGGACCGGGCGGATACGGATGGAGCCGTTAATGTGACTCAGTGGAACCATGTTGATCTCGAAGTGGTTCAGCTTGCCGGGGTAACCTATACCTTTACCGGTGACTTCGGTTGGCGCAATGGTTCGACCAATGCGATTAATGATGTGTTTATTCATTCTGGCCAGAGTGGATTCAATGGTAATGGAGATGTGCCAACCAATTTTGAAATTGGCAGCATTCCTTCCAATACGCTGCAAACGGTCAGTTTCAGCTACACCACCGTTGAAGCCGATGTGGGCGCGATGCTGACTTTGAAGATCAATCTTGCCGACAAGGATTTTACCAACTCGGTTGTAGAACTGCTCGCGGATGACTGGAATGTGACCAAATCCGTGTTTTATGAAGGCTTTAACTCGGATTTTTCATCGCAGTGGGATACGTATAATTCCATCGGATTTGGTGTGGCTGCTCCCGGCATCACCAATGCGGGAACCGCTGGGTTTGAAGGCGATGCTTTTGCTGTAAAGCTGGCTGACAGCACCACTATTGGTGCGACCTCGATTGATCATCGCAGCTATGCCAACCTTCCCACGGTTGAAGCTGCTGGGATTAAGTATACCTTTACGGGCGAGCTCGGCTGGCGCAACGGATCTTCAAACGCGGTGGCGGATTTGTTTTTCCATACCGGTCAGTCAGGATTCAATGGTCAGGGAAGCGTTAGCGCATTGGAAATCAGCAGTATTCCTTCGAACACTCTTCAGACCATAACCTTCAGCTATACCACGGATGAAGATGATGTGGGTGGGTCTCTTCAGCTTCGGGTTAATATTGCGGATCGCAACACTTCAGCCGACTCGGTGGAGCTGATTGCCGACAACTGGCTCGTAACGGCGGAAATCGACACGGTTGTTCCTTTCGCGGAGACTCCATACCAGAATGACGGCAACAACCTGATTCCGAATGGTGAGTTTGATCAGGTATCGAACATCGTTGTTGGTGCGAGTACTGAAACGTTCAACCTGAACGGTTCATTCGGTGATTTTAATCCTTTCTGGGGTTCCACGGCCGATCTGGTTGGTTGGACACCTTTTCAGGATGATCCGAACGGGCTGAGTACCAATGTAGGTACGCCTCACGCGGATGATGGTGGCGTGCCGGTTTTGGACGGTACGTTCTATCTGGATACCACGATCAGTACGAATATTTCCGAAGTTACGCTCAACTCCGCGATGGACTACCGCAACGGACTGGTACAGTCGAATGCGCTGGATGGGGTAAGCATTGATTCCGGCAAGATCTATCAGTTTGTGGTTGGCGCTGGCCTACCTGAGTTCGACACTACCGATACGGCTTCCGGCTTCCTGACAGCCGCATTGACAGACGGTTCCGGCGTACCGATTTCCGGAGCGATACGTACGGATGTGATCGACCTTTGGGGGGAAGGCCAGACTCATGCAATCGCCAGTGTCAGCGGAACTGATCTTATTGCCGCGGGGCAGGTCAATGTCTCCTTCGATCAGGTTTGCACCAACGATATTCCCGGGTATCCGGTTGCTCCCGTGAATAATAGTGGGGCTGTAGTAGCGCAGGCAAGGGTTTTCTTGGCGGCGCTCTATGTACAGATTACCCCGGAATTGGGTGACCTGAACCACGATGGTGAGGTGGATGAAGCCGATGTGGCTTTTACTCAAGCTCATTTGGATGGATCGGTTGACGGTGGACTCACCGCAGAGACCCGCATCGCCAACCTGATGCTGCAGGGCATGACCGAAGCTGAAGCGCTGGAATACCTGAACCTGACCGAGTTCGATTTCAACGGCGACGGATCCTTCAATGCAGACGATGTGACCGCTCTGGAGGACAGCCTGTATACCCTTCCTTCTGTGACGGTTGAGCCGGATGCTTCAGGTACCAACCTGGTCATCAAATGGAACAGCAACAAAAACTGGCAGTATGACCTGGTGGCTACCAATAATCTGGTTATCGGTGGAGCTGTCAGCAACTGGCCGGTTTATCAGGGTCATGAAAACATCGATGCCGATCTCTCCGATAAAACGAATGAGGTGGTGATTGTTGGGGCTGATCCTTCAATGTTCTTCAGCGTGATTGAGCATGAGCCGGTTCTGATCGGGTTGCAGACAAACGTGCTGAGCATTGTGAATGGAAGCTTTGAGGATACGGTGAATTTTGTGAGCGACTGGAATGCAACCAGAGACAATGGTGCCACACCGCTGGGCACGGCCGCCATTAATAGCAATACTGCATCTTATGACGGTAATATCAGGCTCCGCTTCAAGGCCAATCAGGTCTATGAAATGAATCAGGATATTCAAACGGTTAAGACGGGCGACCAGCTTGAGGTGATTTGCTCTGCGGCCTATAGAGGGTCCGCTGGGGGCACCCCGCTCACGACAGGCGTTAATTTAATCCTGAATATTGATGGAAATCCGGTAAGCACCGTTGCAATGGAGCCGCCTTATCCGAGTAGTGGATGGTATCACTACACGAACACCCATACGGTCGTGACCGGTGGTATGCTGAACATTGAGCTGGATGGCTATGGCCAGGATACCTGGATTGATTATGTAAGGGGTACGATTATTACAACCCCCTAA